One stretch of Candidatus Bathyarchaeota archaeon DNA includes these proteins:
- a CDS encoding CooT family nickel-binding protein, giving the protein MCEFNVILNGKVMFRDVIYAKADGDKVIVRNIMGEAKEFEGCKITEVDVAATRLVLTATNP; this is encoded by the coding sequence ATGTGCGAGTTTAATGTAATCTTAAACGGCAAAGTAATGTTCAGAGACGTAATTTACGCTAAAGCTGACGGCGACAAAGTGATTGTAAGAAACATTATGGGCGAGGCAAAAGAGTTTGAAGGATGCAAAATCACCGAAGTTGACGTAGCAGCAACAAGACTCGTCTTAACAGCCACCAACCCATAA